ACCCTTCGCGGATCAATATTCAGCTCGTTCCCTTGCATAATATGATTATCGATCAGTGCAGAGAGCGCATTATGTGCTGTCGTAATCGCATGAATATCTCCTGTAAAGTGGAGATTAATATCTTCCATCGGCACCACTTGCGAATAACCACCACCTGCTGCTCCCCCTTTTATACCCATACTTGGGCCCAAAGAAGGTTCCCGCAAAGCAATGATCGCTTTTTTCCCAATTCGTTGAAATGCTTGACCTAAACCTACTGTAACCGTGGATTTTCCTTCACCTGCAGGTGTTGGATTAATTGCTGTAACAAGGATCAACTTACCATCTTCTTTATCTTTTAAGCGATTTAATAACTGAAGCGATACCTTTGCCTTATATTTCCCATAAAGTTCTAGCTCATCCTCAAAGATACCTAGTTGTTCCGCAATTTCTTGAATGGGTTTCATCTGTGCCTTTTGTGCAATTTCAATATCGCTTAGCATCGTTTTTTTGGTCATCATATCGCCCCTTTTTCTCTTATTCCTTTTTTATATCTAGTTAAGAACAAAAATTTCGATTCTATTTTTAGTATAACATTTCATGAAGCATTTCGATGAATGAATGTTCACAAAAAAAAAAAAGAAGTAGTTATTACTACTCCCTTATTTTATACCTATTCGTCTTTCTTTTCATCTTGGTTAGCTTGGTCATTAGGCTGTACTTCTTGATCTTGGCGATTCTCTTTTCCTTGAATCTGGATTTTAATCTCTCGATTTATCTTTTCGTCCGCTAATTTACCATTCTCAATTAACTGTCTAATTTCGTCAGCATCCAAGGTTTCTTTTACCATTAATGTTTGAGCAACCAATTCTAATTCATCACGATGTGCCTGTAAAACTTCTTTACAACGCTTATAGCTCTCATCAATAATTCTTTTAATTTCCATATCAATTTCGTATGCAATTTTATCACTATAGTTTGGCTCTCGATTAAAGTCTCTACCTAAAAATACCTGTCCTTGACCATGGCCAAACTGCATCGGGCCTAATTTTTCACTCATTCCAAATTCCGTAACCATCCGTCTCGCAATACCTGTTGCTCGTTCAAAGTCATTATGAGCACCCGTACTTACTTCACCTAGTACGATTTCTTCTGCCACACGACCACCTAACAAACCAACAATCTTATCTAATAATTCAGGCTTTGTCATAAAATAACGATCTTCTTTAGGTAACATTACCGTATATCCACCTGCACTACCTCTAGGTACAACGGTGACTTTATGAACCTGATCAGCATGCTCTAAATGATATCCAACAATGGTATGCCCAGCTTCATGATAGGCTACAATCCGTTTTTCTTTATCACTAATCATTCGGCTCTTTTTCTCTGGTCCCGCAATTACCCGATCAATCGCTTCATCCACTTCTTGCATCGTGATATTCTTTCGACCTTTTCTTGCAGCTAAGAGAGCAGCTTCATTTAGTACATTCTCTAAATCCGCACCAGTAAATCCTGGTGTTCTTCTAGCTAACACATCTAATTTCAAATCATCAGCAAGTGGTTTATTTCGTGCATGTACTTTCAGTATCTCTTCCCGTCCTTTTACATCAGGACGATCTACCGTAATTTGACGATCGAAACGACCTGGTCTAAGGAGTGCTGGGTCTAAAATATCTGGTCGGTTTGTGGCTGCGATAATAATAATACCTTCATTCGCACCAAAACCGTCCATTTCAACTAATAATTGGTTTAGAGTTTGTTCTCTTTCATCATGGCCACCACCTAAACCAGCACCACGTTGACGACCTACGGCATCGATCTCATCGATAAAGATAATACAAGGGGAATTTTTTTTAGCATTATCAAAAAGGTCACGAACCCTCGATGCTCCAACACCCACAAACATCTCAACAAAATCTGAACCGCTAATACTAAAAAATGGTACGTTTGCTTCACCAGCAACAGCTCTAGCCAACAAGGTTTTCCCTGTTCCAGGAGGTCCAACTAATAATACACCTTTAGGAATTCTAGCCCCTAAGCTCGCAAATTTCCGAGGATCTTGTAAATACTCAACGATTTCTTCAAGCTCTGCTTTTTCTTCATCAGCCCCTGCGACATCATTAAATGTTACCTTTTTCTTTTCTTCATTATATAATCGGGCACGGCTTTTACCAAAGTTCATCACTTTGCTTCCGCCACCCTGGGCTTGATTTAATAAGAAAAAGAAAAGAACAAATATAAGAATAAACGGAATAATAGACGTTAAAAAGGTGATCCAAATCGAATCCTTTTTTGGTTCTAAAAAGCGTAACTCTTTAACCGGTGCCTTTGTTAAGGTATTTAGAAATCCTTCACTAAAAGGAACATTGGTATAAAATTCTTTTTTATTGGTCGGTGTAGTATCTGCATATACCCCTTCAATCCGAAAAGTTAAACCATCTGGACGCGCGGTGATTTGGCTATATTTACCTTCCATTAATTCTTTCTGAAATTGTGTAAATGGAATTTGTTCAGTTTTTATGCCTGGTTTTGTTATAAAACTGACAATTCCAACAGTTAGTAATAATATTAGCAAATAAAATCCTGTATTTCTTAAAAAACGATTCAATCTCTTGCCTCCTCTCACGGGCACTTATTATATTTTACCATAGTAAAAAAATTACTCAAATAGAAGGGGCTATTTTTGATACACTTCTGGTTTTAAAACTCCAATGAAAGGAAGATTCCGGTATTCTTCTGCATAATCTAAGCCATAACCAACAACAAATTCGTCAGGAATAACAAAACCGCTTAAATCCGGTTTTAAATCCACTTTACGACGATGGGGTTTATCCAATAGAGTAACAATCTTAATTGATTTCACATTCCTTCTATTTAATAAATCGACTAAATAACTTAATGTAAGTCCACTATCAATGATATCCTCAACAATTATGAGGTCACGTCCTTCTACCGTACGATCTAAATCTTTTAGAATACGAACGACTCCAGAGGATTCAGTAGAAGCGCCATAGCTAGAAACAGCCATAAAGTCAACTTCAAGTGGAATATTCATCTTACGAATTAAATCTGACATAAATAAAATGGCACCTTTTAGAACACATACCATTAATGGTTTTGTATCCTTATATTCTTCGCTTAAAATCGCTCCTAATTCAGTGATTTTTTGATCCAGTTCTTCCTTTGAAATCAGTATTTCTTTGATGTCATTTTCCATAAACATCCTCCTATAAAATCTTATGTTTCAAAAATTGGCTTATTCCAAGCTAGAGATCTTCCAACTGTATATAAAGAAATGACTCCGTATTTTCCGAGATTCGTTTTAGGTTTGACCGTTTAATTCCTGGAATCCAAAGAATTTGGCCATCTGCTTCAATAATTGGTTGCTTGTCTCGCCATTCCTTTGGAATTTTCTGATCAATAAAAATATCTTTTACCTTTTTACTTCCATTCATCCCTTTGATTTGCATACGGTCACCATGTCGTCTACTCCGAACCGTTATTTTTTTTTCTTTCATGAGATGGAAATCAAAAACGTCCCAAACCCCACTAGGATCGTTTCTTTTTTCCGAAACATAAGCTCTTATTCGTTTTTTAATATGAGGTAATTCCAAAACGCCTGGTATTGACATCTCAAATACATAAGGAGTATGTTTCAACTCCTTTATTGTTTTCAATATAATTTTGTCATACTCTCGATAAACCCGAAGATTCGGTAAATCAAGCGATTTTGATGGATGTGACTGACTGATCAAAAATAATATTTTTTCTATGTGAGAAAAGGTAAATTCTTCTTTTAAATTCAGATAACTTAATATTAGATGAATTACCCGCCTTTGTAAAGCAATGTCTAAGTTTTGCAAATAGAATACATTCAAGATATAGGTATCCTTCTCTTTTTCGATCAGACTTTTGTTAAGTTCATTAGTAGCTACCTTTTGCATGTAATCATCTTCAGCTTGATTCAATTTTGCGATTTGACTTAAATGGTTAATGAGTTTTCTATTATACTTTTGTAAATAAGGAATAATGTTTAAACGAATTTCGTTACGAAAATATTTTGTTGAGAAGTTGCTTTGATCAACACGATAAGGGATAGACCATTCCTTTATATACTGGTCAATCTCCTCTCTTGTAATGTCTAACAACGGGCGAATAATCGACAATCCTTCGAATTCCCTTACATAAGGGATACCTGATAACCCATGTGGACCAGTACCTCGGATCAACCTCATCATTAATGTCTCTGCTTGGTCGTTAGCATGATGACCTAATGCTAGATATCCAGCATTCCACTCCTTTGCCGTTTCAAGATAAAATTGATAACGAATTTTCCTTGCTGCCTCTTGGGCCCCTAACTTCTTCTCCTTCATATAAAGAGGCACATTATATTCTTTAATAACGGCGGGTATTCCCATTTTGTTGCACTGATCTCGAACAAACTCAGCATCTAGATTCGCTTCAATCCCCCGAAATTGATGATTTAAATGAGCAACAACAAGCGGATTGGAAACCAAATTTGTTAAAATGTGTAATAAGGCCATCGAGTCAGGTCCACCAGATACACCGATAATAATTGGGCGATCATCTGAAATCATGTTATAAGATTTGATCGTCGCTTTGACTCTGTTTAACATGAATCTGGTCATTCCTTTTTTTAGTCTGTGATATTACTCCAGAAATAATAAGTCCGAAAGCAATCGCTCCAGATATTAGTAATGTCTTCGTAGCCAATTTAATAGCAATTGAGTATTCATTCTCCACAAAGTTACGCATAGTTTCGTACGCCGGCCCTCCCGGAACCAATGGAATGATTCCTGCAATACTAAATACAGTAACTGGCATTTTTTTTATCCTTGCAAGCAATTGACTTATGATTGCAACGAATAAAGTTGAAATCAGAGTTGCCGCCATAATATCGTATCCATAATTTACACTTAATATCGAATATAGCACCCAACCAAACATTCCAATGATTCCACCACTAATTAACGCCTTTTTCGGAACATTAAAGATGATTCCAAAAGCAATCGTTGAAAAAAAACCGGTCGCTAATAATTTAAGATAGTAGGACATCGTCATCATCCTTCAGACTTTTTTAACGGAAAAAAACAAGAATAACTGCTATTCCTGTACCGATTGCTAATGCAGTTAAAAGAGCTTCTGCTCCTCTAGCTAGTCCAGAAACAAGATCACCAGCCATTAAATCGCGTACGGCATTTGTGATTAGAACCCCAGGAACTAAAGGCATAATCGATCCGATAATGATCTTATCCAAATTGGTTCCAAAACCCATTTTTGTTGAAACGGAAACGATCAGACCAATCAGAAAAGCGGTTACGATTTCAGCAAAAAATTTCACTTTGGCGATATCGTGAAGCAGTACAAAAATAATGAAGCCAATACCTCCCGCAATAATAGCGGGAAAAGAGTCTTTCCAATCCCCACCAAACATTAAAACGAACAAACCGCTAGATATAGCCGCAGCCAACGTTTTTAACCACATCGGATAAAGGGGGTTCAATTGTTCGATCTCACGTAACTTTTCATAGGCTTCATCGATCGTCATTAGACCGTCACTAATTTTGCGGGAAATATCATTGACAAGAACAACTTTATTTAAATCAATCGATCGTAGATGAATCCGAATAAACTTTGTTTTCTGTTGGTTTTCTTCTTGAAGAGTTAAGAAGATTCCAGTAGGCGTTACATAGCTGGAAGCTTCTCCTTCAAGGAAGGATTGAGCAATACGAAGCATGGTGTCTTCAACCCGATATGTTTCCCCACCATTCGCTAACATCAGTTTACCTGCTAACAAACAGACTTCCATTACTTTAGAAATATCCTCTTTCAAACGGCGCCCCCCAAACTACCCTAATTCTAGGAGAAAATAAATGGAAACGGCGAAGAACAAAAGAGATAAGGAGAATAACCATTCGACCCACTTCCATTTTCTTTCTTCTAATGACTGAGTATGACGTAACATTGGTTCAACTTGAAGAATGGCTTGTTCTACTGTGATTATTTCTCCATCGATAATTTTTTTTAGTATAGGTATTACTCGTCTTAGCTTTTTAATCTTTGGTATTATATCACAAACCTCGTTTATATTTCGAGAATGACGAAAAATTTGCAATAATTTATTTTTTCCTAATCCTAATTGGATAAAAATCATGGTTGCAGAAAACAGGTCATAATGGGAATCTGCCAATCGATGCCCTTTTCGCCAACTTCCTCGATCATAGATTTCTGTATATTGACGAATCCCTTCAAAAAATACAGTTACACCACCATAATCGACAAAAGATATTTCCCCACTAAAAGGATCTACTAATAAATGTTCTGGTTTTAAATCACCACAAGCAAAACGTTGACAATGGAACTTTTGTAACATTTTTAACAAACGATAAAAAGTATAGGTATAAACCACTTCATTTTTCCCATATAGAAACTGTTCCAATGGTAACCCTCTTTTATAGGTCATCACATAAAAAGGGAAAATTTCAGCTTCTTGGTTTTCATAATCATCGATATCAAATAAGGAAAACCCAAGGCTTAGTCCTTGGGCTTCATTTAAACGTTGAATCATTTGAATCTCATAACTAAAGGTAACCGTGTCCAAAACTATTTTCATAGCATATTGTCTACCTTGTGACTCAACTAAATATACTTGACCATTTTCCCCTAAACCAAGGAGGCTAATTACCCGATATTGCTTTCCGTTCCATTTCCCCTTAATGAGTGATCCAGCTTTAAAATCGTTAGATTTATCTCGTTTAGATAATAAATTCATCTAATACTCCTCTTTGTCTTTGATCAATATTTTTCATAAATGGGAGCATATATTCTAAACTCGTTAATAAGGCTGGACCTGTTGGCGTATTTCCATTAGGAATGAGCTTAGAAATAATCGGGTTTATTTTTGAAATCTCCGTTGTCCAAGGTAAGACAATATCAACGATATTTTCGATTCCAGGGAAAAAGGCGATGGCAATTTGACTATCGCCTGCTCTTGAATGGATGCTTAACTGAAAATCATAAATGGCTTCTTTTAATTTTTCCATTTTTCTTGACATGCTTGCGCTACGATCGACTAATAGTAAAATTTTTAAATGACTATATTCGGAGAGCTGATCGATGATTTTCCCAACCTCTATCCGTTCATTTGGGGGAAGGGAATCATAAGAGCGGTGCTGGAGAATTTGCATCAATTGCTGATTGATCACTTGTTGTATCGTATAATTCATCGTTTTTTTCGTAAAAAGCTCTATCGTCTTTGCGACTTGTTCGACTTGAACAATTTGGCTATAACCACCGCCTGCTTTTGCTATTGCTTCAATTTCTGTTATCCCTTGAACCCCCGTTTTTTGATCATCCGTGATTCCAATGACATGAATAATGACCCCATCTTTATAAGCAATTTTTGCTGCTTCAATAGGTGATATTCCCGAATTCGAATACCCATCCGTAATTAAAATAATTTGTTGAAAAGTAAGCTGCTTTCTCATTCTTTTCCTTTCCCCCCAATCGTTTTATTACATTCATTTCCAGATGGAGGGAAAGATATACTTTTTTCTATTGAATCATTTTTTCTCGTTCAATTCGTTTTATTCCAGGAATCTTAATTGTCGCCCACTCCGGTTTGTACGTATCAATTTTTGATACAACAACAGTCATATCATCAACAATGCCTCCTTGTAAAGATCGGATGACTTTTTCTATTAGCAGGTCAGCAAATTCTTGCGGGACATCCGTCTCGATTTCCTGAATCATTCGTTTCATCCATAATTCCTTATTTACAGCATGATTTGCCGAATCATAAATACCATCCGTCATCATGATCAAGAGATCTCCTGGCTTTAAATCTTGTCCAACACTATCAATATCAATATCTTCCATAATACCAACAGGTAAGTTATTGGCTGATACCATGATGACTTCATCACCACGTTTGATAAAACTTGGCGTAGATCCAACTTTTAAGAATTTGGTATATCCATTGAATAAATCAATAATGGCTAAATCAACCGTAGAGAAAATTTCCTCTTGAGAACGCAATAATAACACAGAATTAATCGTTTTAATCGCTAGTGTTTCATCGATCCCAGATTGTAATAGTTGTTGTAAGAGTTCTAATGTTGCTTTACTCTCCGTTTGGGCACGTTCACCATTTCCCATTCCATCACTTAATGCTACAGCAAATTTACCATTCCCAATTTCAATCGTACTAAAACTATCACCCGATAACCAAGAGCCGCCTTTCGCCACACCGGCAAATCCTGTATCCACTTCATAGTTTTTCGCTGAACGTAAATACATCCTACATGTTCCATCACTACTAAATTGGCAATCTTTATTGCTAACAACAATGTTTTCATTCAATACTTCAGAAATCAGTGGAGCAATCACCTTCGCGCACTCATCCCTACCATTACAATTCGGTTGACTCACCTCCATTTCTACATTTCCTTCATCCAGATTGACTATGTTGACATGGCGAATCGATAGCCCTAGCTGCTCCAAAGATTGATAGATTTGTTTCTCTTGAACACTTAGTTCCATTCCCTCCTTTTTAATTTCCTCTGCTAAATCCTTCATCACTTGTGAAACCCCATATAATTGATATGCAACCAATTGTCTACTTTCCTCTAATTGGTTTTTCCAATAAAGGTCATTTCCGTATTCTTCATAGATTCGATTTAATTCTGCTGTTGTTTTATCGTATTTGACACAATGATTTACCCATTCGACGGGAATATCCTTCTTTGCTAATTTACCCTTTAATTCAATATGGGTCATTACATCTGTCATAATTTTATAAGTCTTAAAGAATTCTTCATTCCAACATTTATTCTTCTTAAAACAATTTTGGCATTGCTTAGAGGCGACTTGACTCATAAAATGATCTAATTGTTCCGTTTCATCAATTTTTGGATTTGCCGAGATTTCTCGAAAACTATTCGCTAGTTGAGTAAACATTTTGGCATATTGTTCAATCTTGCTAGAAGTGATATTACGAATTTTTGCAACATATTCTTGATAATGATTTTGAAATTCAACGGTACCAGGGATAAATTTAGCAATATTTTTAATGAGCGTTTTTGGTGTAAAAATGAGAAGCAAGATCGCTACAGTCGATTCTCCAAAAGAAATCCAAATTTCACTCTGGTTTCCTAAATAAATGGATAAAATAGTAGTACCTAATATAAGTCCAAAAGCAACACCTAATTTATTGGCGTGTTTTAATAACCCTGCTAATAAACCTGAAAAGGCAAGTAAACTAATCTGGTAAATGGCATTCGGGTTAGATAAGCTCAAAATTAAACCCGTCACCACACCAACAGCTGAACCGATCGAACCACCCCCTACTAGGGCAAATAAGAGAATAAAATACCTAGAAGCAATATGTTCAATCGAAAAGTTTTGAACATGCCAACCTAGTGTACCTGTCATCACAGAAGCTAATAAAATAATTAAGGCGATTACTTCTTCCTGCTCTAATGAAACTTGCTCCCGATGATAAATGATGATCGGCATGGCTTGGACAAAGATCAATGTCAAAACAAAACCTAGTACAGATTCAATTCCCGCCAAAAAGTAGTCATAAATCTGGGAGCTATGATCATATAAATGGACTAGTACTTGCGGTAATAATATTGCCACGAAAGTAAGAAATGGCGTATAAGAAAGATCCGTCTTCCCTTTTGTGTCAAGCCATTTTTGTGTAAAAAAGAATATAATCATCCCAGCAAAGATTAAAGCCGCTTGATTATGTACGGCTAAATTAGCACCCAATAATATCGCAAGACTAATAAATAGAAGTTTTTCTCGTTTTAAATGGTACATGACAGCAAAGAAAGGAATCCCAAATGGGGATAATTCATTTAAAATCATTGCCCGGCCTAATAGAAAACCCATCATGATATAACCGATCTCCCATTTTCTAAACAAAAGATGAAATAATTGATTCAACTTTTGTTGAAATGATGATAAGATCCAATCCATAAACCAAGTAACTATTTCCGTTCGCAACGCTAACCCACTCTTTACATTAAGTTTTTCTAACATGAACGACACCACCTAAATCTCTTATTTGTGCCATTCATTATAAACAAATCGAATTATAAAATTTGTCAAAATTAGGATGTGAAAGATAAGTTTTTTCCGACAAATTCTTTCAGTACGACAAAATTGGAGTTTCATTTGGAAAAAGTCTTTACGATTATTGGTATAAAATTTGTCGATTTAATGAGAAACTTTTCTTATTCCGACAAAACTTTCAGAAAACAATTAAATTCTATCTTTGAAATATCCTATAGAAGAAAAAAATAATATACTTTTCTAAAAAATAGGCTTGTATGTTCTAACGCTGCTCCTAACCTTACGGCTTTCCTTGAATAAACGGTAAGTGGTAAAACTCGCTCGCTAAAGCACCCATATGGCACAAGTCACGCTATGCAACTAAAGTTGCAAGTCGTGCTATGTCGCAGCTTATAGAACATACAAACCATAATAAAAAAACACGTCTTCTTTGACGTGTTTCTCGTTTATATTTATGTAAATATTGATTATAAAATGGTGGACGATGACGGGATCGAACCGCCGACCCCCTGCTTGTAAGGCAGGTGCTCTCCCAGCTGAGCTAATCGTCCAAACGGTTTTCAGATGTCAGAAATCGGATGTCAGATTGAATGTTTTCCTTCGAAGTCGTTTTTTTCTCTGACTTCTGATCTCTAGCCTCTAATCTCTGTTATGGTGACCCGTAGGGGATACACTCACTTCGTTCGTGACTACGACATCGTATCGCTGCGTCGCTTTTCTCCTTGCTCTTCGTGTCTCCGACGTCCCCACGCTTGTTGTCACAAGCTGGTTTCGAATCCCTTGATCGAAGTATTGCAAGGATGGTGACCCGTAGGGGATTCGAACCCCTGTTACCGCCGTGAAAGGGCGGTGTCTTAACCACTTGACCAACGGGCCATATAGATATGGTAGCGGCGGAGGGAATCGAACCCCCGACCTCACGGGTATGAACCGTACGCTCTAGCCGGCTGAGCTACGCCGCCACATAGCTTGTACAATACTTCATTAGGATTTCAATTTGTTTGGTTGCGGGGGCAGGACTTGAACCTGCGACCTTCGGGTTATGAGCCCGACGAGCTACCAACTGCTCCACCCCGCGTCAGACAAAATTTATTATATAACGATTTTCTATTCATTGTCAACATATTTTATAATTTTTTTTTGAAAAAAGGGAACCTTGTGAGGAGCATTTCCCATAAGTTTCCCTTTTCACCATATCATAAAAAAGCACACAAAACATTCTTCTGAATTAAATCCTTAAATATATTTATATTATGATGTGATCGATCTTAACCCCTGCGGGCTCCACGACCACCTCTTTTTGAATCTGTGTTCTTCCTTAAATTCGAGAGACGCTCTTCACTATCTTTCAGAAATTTAGATAATTTCTCATCGAAACTTTCATTTGAATGCCTACGAGCTTGAGAACGAGCTGTTTTTGTTTGTTTTTCCTTTACTACGGTTGTTTGGCTAACTGGTTTTTCTTGAGCCTTCTTCATCGAAAGACCAATCTTTCCATCTTTTTCAACGTTAATAACTTTCACAGTGATAATATCATTCACTTTTAAAAATTCATTAACATCCTTTACATAACTATCAGCAATTTCTGAAATGTGAACGAGACCAGTTTCACCACTTGGCAGCTCCACAAATGCTCCGAAATGGGTAATACCAGTGACTTTTCCTTCTAATTTGCTGCCGATTTCAATTGACATGAACTACAAAATCCTCCTTAAGATTATAAAAAAATTAACTAATTGGATTATACCGAAGAGATTAAAATAATGTCAATAAGACGCTTACCCATTATTATTGTGGAGAAATAAAAATGAACTCACCCGGTTTTGATAAAAAATAATATTTCCTAGCAATTTCAGCAATATAATCATCTTTTTGTAATAACAAGATCTGTTTTTCTAATTCTTGCTTCTCTTTCTGTACATTTTGTTCTTGTACCTTTAATTTTTCGATCTTATCCTTTTTTTGTTGAATAACCGTCCATTGATTATATCCTGTATATCCTGCCCAAACCAAAAATAAAAATAGGATGAATAATACCCATTGAAGACGTTTTTTAGAGTTTTTCGTTCCTTGGTTGGTTTTGGCCACAACCATCACTCCCCATCGTCGATGTTTATGACTTTTTCCATCTAAATAACTTCTTCAATAAGGAACGAAATCCTGCTTTTTTCTTGATATTTGTCTTTATTTTTCGGCCCTGTTTTTTTGTTGTTTGATATAATTTGGCTGCGGGAGGTGTTAAAGATTTTTTAAAGAAGCGATAAATACCATATAGACTAGAGATAATAAAACTTCCAAGAACCAAAATCGACTTATAAAGAAAAATAATAGGTTTAATTATGATTAAATGGGTGATTTTTGCGATCAGTTTCCAAAGAGAATAGATGAATGAATAGATGATCAGCCAGAACCGAATCATTTCCTGACTGGTTGTTCGGTAATAAATCCACAAGCTGAACAAAAAGGCAAATATAATCGTAAATCGAAGTTGTCCATGGTTAATCCATAATAAAAGAGCAAAAATCAATAAAGCAGAAAATATACCGAAAAATAGATCAATGAGAAATACAAGCAAAGAAGGCAGCTTCATCTTTCCTTTTAAGACCCGATATCCATCAAAGAAAAAACCAATAAGGAAGCCACTCACGAACATAAATAGAATCGTTTGGAACTGCTGATATAATGTCACTTAAACAACTTGCCAAAGAATCCTTTAGCTTTCTCCTGACCATATCCTTCGTTTAAATACCCCATATCATCAATTAACCCTTCAATGGTTACTCTTCCCTGTTCTAAATCCAAACTTTTGATGTGTAGATTTTGCCCATGAATATGGAGATAGCCGTATTCTGTGTTTAACAAAAACTCTTCACTATCAAAACTTTCAACATCAATAACACCGGTAACTTGAAAATTCTCTCGGTTCATAATGATGATTTGGTGGCTACGGTCTTTCCGTGTTCGATCGTCCATATGAATACCCCCTTTTGGTACATCATATGGCTTGGCTTTTTTTTTTAGAACACAAAATTAGAATGTGAAAATAAAGGACCATTTTTATTATTAAAAAGATTCTGGTATTCTTTCTTCGCTAATGATCTCATACATTTCAACTGCATTTTCTTTTTTGCTACTCTCTAATA
Above is a window of Tepidibacillus fermentans DNA encoding:
- the yabQ gene encoding spore cortex biosynthesis protein YabQ — encoded protein: MTLYQQFQTILFMFVSGFLIGFFFDGYRVLKGKMKLPSLLVFLIDLFFGIFSALLIFALLLWINHGQLRFTIIFAFLFSLWIYYRTTSQEMIRFWLIIYSFIYSLWKLIAKITHLIIIKPIIFLYKSILVLGSFIISSLYGIYRFFKKSLTPPAAKLYQTTKKQGRKIKTNIKKKAGFRSLLKKLFRWKKS
- a CDS encoding S1 domain-containing RNA-binding protein, with amino-acid sequence MSIEIGSKLEGKVTGITHFGAFVELPSGETGLVHISEIADSYVKDVNEFLKVNDIITVKVINVEKDGKIGLSMKKAQEKPVSQTTVVKEKQTKTARSQARRHSNESFDEKLSKFLKDSEERLSNLRKNTDSKRGGRGARRG
- the spoIIE gene encoding stage II sporulation protein E, whose amino-acid sequence is MLEKLNVKSGLALRTEIVTWFMDWILSSFQQKLNQLFHLLFRKWEIGYIMMGFLLGRAMILNELSPFGIPFFAVMYHLKREKLLFISLAILLGANLAVHNQAALIFAGMIIFFFTQKWLDTKGKTDLSYTPFLTFVAILLPQVLVHLYDHSSQIYDYFLAGIESVLGFVLTLIFVQAMPIIIYHREQVSLEQEEVIALIILLASVMTGTLGWHVQNFSIEHIASRYFILLFALVGGGSIGSAVGVVTGLILSLSNPNAIYQISLLAFSGLLAGLLKHANKLGVAFGLILGTTILSIYLGNQSEIWISFGESTVAILLLIFTPKTLIKNIAKFIPGTVEFQNHYQEYVAKIRNITSSKIEQYAKMFTQLANSFREISANPKIDETEQLDHFMSQVASKQCQNCFKKNKCWNEEFFKTYKIMTDVMTHIELKGKLAKKDIPVEWVNHCVKYDKTTAELNRIYEEYGNDLYWKNQLEESRQLVAYQLYGVSQVMKDLAEEIKKEGMELSVQEKQIYQSLEQLGLSIRHVNIVNLDEGNVEMEVSQPNCNGRDECAKVIAPLISEVLNENIVVSNKDCQFSSDGTCRMYLRSAKNYEVDTGFAGVAKGGSWLSGDSFSTIEIGNGKFAVALSDGMGNGERAQTESKATLELLQQLLQSGIDETLAIKTINSVLLLRSQEEIFSTVDLAIIDLFNGYTKFLKVGSTPSFIKRGDEVIMVSANNLPVGIMEDIDIDSVGQDLKPGDLLIMMTDGIYDSANHAVNKELWMKRMIQEIETDVPQEFADLLIEKVIRSLQGGIVDDMTVVVSKIDTYKPEWATIKIPGIKRIEREKMIQ
- the yabP gene encoding sporulation protein YabP, encoding MDDRTRKDRSHQIIIMNRENFQVTGVIDVESFDSEEFLLNTEYGYLHIHGQNLHIKSLDLEQGRVTIEGLIDDMGYLNEGYGQEKAKGFFGKLFK
- a CDS encoding FtsB family cell division protein — protein: MAKTNQGTKNSKKRLQWVLFILFLFLVWAGYTGYNQWTVIQQKKDKIEKLKVQEQNVQKEKQELEKQILLLQKDDYIAEIARKYYFLSKPGEFIFISPQ